One Rhizobium sp. NXC14 DNA window includes the following coding sequences:
- the eutB gene encoding hydroxyectoine utilization dehydratase EutB — MIDLNEIEGAKRRIKDHILATPLTHSPSLSNHCAVPVYLKLEHHQTTGSFKLRGAFNAILQLSEDERARGVVAASTGNHGRALSFAANTCGVTATICMSNLVPENKVSEIRRLGADVRIVGKSQDDAQEEAERLAGDGRCLVPPFDHPAIIAGQGTLGLEILEALPDVATVLIQLSGGGLASGVAAAVKSQRPDVRIIGLTMDRGAAMKASLDAGRPVQVDEFESLADSLGGGIGLANQWTFPMCRDLLDDVILLSEAEIAAGIRHAYLQEREIVEGAGAIGIAALLANKVRNLHGPVVTVLSGRNIDMNLHRRVVGDETADILARTAS, encoded by the coding sequence ATGATTGATCTCAATGAGATTGAAGGCGCAAAAAGGCGCATAAAAGATCACATACTTGCTACGCCGCTCACGCACTCTCCGTCCCTGTCGAACCATTGCGCTGTGCCCGTTTATCTAAAGCTTGAGCATCATCAGACGACGGGCAGTTTCAAGTTGCGCGGCGCCTTCAACGCCATTCTTCAACTGTCCGAAGACGAGCGGGCACGCGGCGTTGTAGCCGCGTCGACCGGCAATCACGGTCGTGCTCTGTCGTTCGCTGCCAACACGTGCGGTGTGACGGCCACGATCTGCATGTCAAACCTGGTTCCCGAAAATAAGGTCTCGGAGATTCGCAGACTGGGCGCCGACGTCCGTATCGTCGGAAAATCCCAGGATGATGCTCAGGAAGAGGCCGAGAGATTGGCGGGTGATGGACGGTGCCTCGTCCCGCCGTTCGATCACCCGGCAATCATCGCCGGCCAAGGAACGCTAGGGCTGGAAATCCTCGAAGCGCTGCCGGACGTGGCTACCGTGCTTATCCAGCTCTCGGGGGGCGGTTTGGCTTCTGGCGTGGCGGCAGCCGTGAAAAGCCAGCGGCCGGATGTGCGGATTATCGGGCTCACGATGGATCGCGGAGCCGCGATGAAGGCAAGCCTTGATGCAGGTCGCCCGGTGCAGGTCGATGAGTTTGAAAGTCTGGCGGATTCGCTCGGCGGCGGGATTGGCCTCGCCAATCAATGGACTTTTCCCATGTGCCGCGACCTGTTGGACGATGTCATTTTGTTGAGCGAAGCCGAAATAGCGGCTGGCATCCGACATGCATATCTTCAGGAGCGCGAAATCGTCGAAGGCGCAGGGGCGATTGGCATCGCGGCACTTCTGGCGAACAAAGTGCGCAACCTTCACGGACCCGTCGTGACTGTGCTGTCGGGCCGCAACATCGATATGAATTTACATCGTCGCGTCGTGGGCGATGAGACAGCAGATATTCTTGCGAGGACGGCGTCATGA
- the eutC gene encoding ectoine utilization protein EutC has protein sequence MRSITILTERQLRDLVAPDLEAVRCVEEAFRTLATKKVVMPPILRLDILEHRGEVDVKTAYVPGLDGFAVKISPGFFGNPEIGLPSTNGLMVLLSSKTGLVRALLLDNGYLTDVRTAAAGAVAAVHLARKDASVAAVFGAGMQARLQLQALMLVRQIREARIWARDASKAHKTARELSDQLGISVIACDSREAAVAGAHVIITTTPADQPILEARWLEQGQHITAMGSDAEHKNEVEAEAIARADLYVADSLAQTRRLGELHHAIEAGAVAEDHALRELGQIVAGAVAGRTDDRQITIADLTGTGIQDTAIANLAFARALAVKAGTTID, from the coding sequence ATGAGATCGATTACTATTTTGACTGAACGGCAACTGAGAGATCTGGTGGCTCCTGATCTGGAGGCTGTGCGTTGTGTGGAAGAGGCATTTCGCACGCTTGCAACAAAAAAAGTCGTGATGCCGCCAATTCTTCGCCTCGATATTTTGGAGCATCGCGGTGAGGTCGACGTCAAGACGGCCTACGTACCTGGCCTCGATGGCTTCGCAGTCAAGATCAGCCCCGGCTTTTTCGGCAATCCGGAAATTGGCTTGCCGAGTACAAACGGCCTGATGGTTTTGCTGTCAAGCAAGACCGGTTTGGTTCGGGCATTGTTGCTGGATAATGGTTATCTCACCGATGTTCGGACGGCCGCAGCAGGTGCCGTGGCTGCAGTGCACCTCGCTCGCAAAGACGCGTCGGTGGCTGCTGTCTTTGGCGCTGGTATGCAGGCGCGCCTACAGTTGCAGGCGCTCATGCTGGTCCGACAAATTCGTGAGGCGCGGATTTGGGCGCGTGACGCGTCCAAAGCCCACAAGACGGCCCGAGAACTGTCTGACCAATTGGGCATCAGCGTCATCGCTTGCGATAGCCGGGAAGCAGCCGTTGCCGGTGCGCATGTGATCATCACCACAACGCCGGCTGATCAGCCGATCCTGGAAGCTCGATGGCTCGAACAAGGACAGCACATCACGGCGATGGGCTCCGATGCCGAACACAAGAACGAAGTGGAGGCCGAGGCTATTGCGCGCGCCGATCTCTACGTGGCTGACAGCCTCGCTCAGACGCGACGCCTCGGTGAGTTGCATCACGCGATTGAGGCGGGGGCTGTCGCAGAAGATCATGCCCTTCGAGAACTCGGCCAGATTGTTGCCGGTGCTGTGGCCGGACGCACCGACGATCGCCAGATCACGATCGCCGATCTGACCGGGACGGGTATTCAAGACACTGCCATTGCAAATCTTGCTTTCGCAAGAGCGCTGGCCGTCAAAGCCGGAACAACGATAGACTGA
- a CDS encoding Xaa-Pro peptidase family protein: MSDEKLRFELSEYRTRLEKARSSMERAGIDVLVVTDPANMGWLTGYEGNSFYVPQCIVVSKDKDPLWFGRGQDANGCRRTAYIGEDRIRWYEDHYVQSDTLHPMTVLGQFLTDEGHGSAIIGLEKDSYYFSPAGFEALTAALPNARFKNAMRMINWERIVKSPREIEYMRGAGKIVEAMYERITEVLRPGVKQSDIIAEISYVGTRGVGDYWGDYPSAVPNLGAGADASAPHLTWTDKRIRANESIFFELAGVHKRYHCPLSRSYYLGKPSQQMLDAEKAVLEGMSAGLEKAVVGNHCKDIALAYGSALAKYDLKKASRAGYSIGMGYPPAWGENSASFRDGDKTELRPGMTFHFMSGLWYDDWGIEITESFLITDGEVEFLSNVPRKLLVIE, translated from the coding sequence ATGTCTGACGAGAAACTACGGTTCGAACTTTCTGAATACAGAACCCGCCTCGAGAAGGCACGCAGCTCCATGGAGCGAGCTGGCATAGACGTACTGGTGGTCACCGATCCCGCTAACATGGGCTGGCTTACCGGTTACGAGGGCAACTCGTTCTACGTGCCACAATGTATTGTTGTGTCAAAGGATAAGGATCCCCTCTGGTTCGGCCGTGGTCAGGATGCCAATGGATGCCGTCGAACGGCATATATCGGCGAGGATCGGATCAGGTGGTACGAAGACCACTACGTTCAGTCAGACACCTTGCATCCCATGACCGTTCTTGGCCAGTTCCTCACGGATGAGGGGCACGGTTCAGCCATAATCGGTCTGGAGAAGGACAGCTACTATTTCTCACCGGCCGGTTTCGAAGCCCTTACAGCCGCACTTCCGAACGCGCGCTTCAAAAACGCCATGCGGATGATCAACTGGGAACGCATCGTCAAATCCCCTCGTGAAATCGAATACATGCGCGGCGCCGGCAAGATTGTCGAAGCGATGTATGAGCGCATCACAGAGGTGCTGCGGCCGGGAGTAAAACAGTCGGACATAATCGCTGAAATTTCCTATGTTGGCACCCGTGGTGTGGGCGACTACTGGGGAGACTATCCGTCAGCCGTACCCAACCTTGGCGCCGGTGCCGATGCCTCAGCTCCTCATCTGACGTGGACCGATAAGCGCATTCGTGCGAACGAAAGCATCTTCTTTGAACTCGCTGGAGTGCACAAACGATATCACTGCCCACTTTCACGGTCATACTATCTCGGTAAGCCGAGCCAGCAAATGCTGGATGCTGAGAAGGCCGTTTTGGAAGGCATGAGCGCCGGCCTTGAGAAGGCTGTGGTGGGAAATCACTGTAAAGATATCGCTCTGGCCTACGGAAGTGCCCTTGCGAAATACGATCTGAAGAAGGCAAGCCGCGCCGGCTACTCCATTGGCATGGGATACCCGCCGGCATGGGGGGAGAACTCCGCCAGCTTCCGCGACGGTGATAAGACCGAGCTGCGCCCAGGCATGACGTTTCATTTCATGTCCGGGCTTTGGTACGACGATTGGGGCATCGAAATTACCGAAAGTTTCTTGATCACGGACGGCGAAGTCGAATTCCTCTCTAACGTTCCCCGAAAATTGCTCGTCATCGAGTAA
- a CDS encoding amidase family protein, which translates to MGLKPTRARVTLGPRTFEGNAGLPVAHALTRSVRDCAVLLDCTAGPVLGDAYVAPRIERPFGASVGEPPGRLKIGFHTKPHHHVAIDPECIRAVEEAAKLCEELGHMVEPYQPNIDGMLFQEINLVLWSADNLLSLSPAVDVQRDLSDHPDLEWITSQIAERAKRFSALDLAQARQKMHQLSKAVAMPFAVYDLILSPVVRERPWKLGVYESGFRTAEEYFSRVYDYSPFCWPYNLSGQPAISVPFHWTAEDLPIGVMFASRYGDEATLIRVASQIELARPWAGRKPRVVEPRSTDM; encoded by the coding sequence GTGGGACTGAAGCCCACACGTGCTCGCGTAACCCTGGGTCCCCGGACCTTTGAAGGCAATGCAGGCCTTCCCGTTGCGCACGCCCTAACCCGTTCGGTTCGGGACTGCGCCGTTCTTCTCGATTGCACCGCAGGCCCTGTTTTGGGCGACGCTTATGTCGCGCCACGCATTGAACGGCCGTTTGGCGCCTCGGTCGGTGAGCCGCCCGGCCGCCTGAAGATCGGTTTTCACACAAAACCCCACCATCATGTAGCCATTGATCCTGAATGTATCCGCGCGGTGGAAGAAGCTGCGAAGCTTTGCGAGGAGTTGGGGCATATGGTCGAACCGTACCAACCGAATATTGACGGGATGCTTTTTCAAGAAATCAACCTTGTTCTCTGGAGTGCGGATAACCTTCTAAGCCTTTCGCCGGCAGTGGACGTCCAGCGTGACCTCTCTGACCATCCCGACTTAGAGTGGATAACTTCCCAAATCGCTGAGCGCGCAAAGCGCTTTAGCGCGCTCGATCTTGCGCAGGCCAGGCAGAAGATGCATCAACTGTCCAAGGCCGTCGCCATGCCCTTTGCAGTTTATGATCTGATCCTCTCTCCCGTAGTAAGGGAGCGGCCTTGGAAGTTGGGTGTTTATGAGAGCGGCTTCAGGACTGCAGAGGAGTACTTCTCGCGGGTTTACGATTATTCTCCGTTTTGTTGGCCCTACAATCTATCCGGCCAGCCAGCAATCTCCGTACCTTTTCACTGGACTGCGGAAGACCTGCCGATTGGTGTTATGTTCGCGTCACGGTACGGTGACGAGGCCACGCTGATACGCGTCGCATCCCAAATCGAACTCGCCCGTCCGTGGGCGGGAAGAAAGCCGAGAGTTGTCGAACCTCGAAGCACCGACATGTAG
- a CDS encoding amidase family protein, producing the protein MYLAEYDELDATGLAEMVRRKDVSPDELLRAAIDRAQARNTLLNAIVTPMYDEATSQIRSGLAQGPFRGVPFLLKDGTDYAGVPTRHGSRIFDKCPPPLQHDDVTQKYLDAGLVIFGKTSMPELGNSGTTEAEAYGPCSNPWDTTRSPGGSSGGSASAVAGRIAPMASGGDGGARSATPRLLVVWWD; encoded by the coding sequence ATGTATCTTGCTGAGTATGATGAACTCGACGCCACCGGGCTTGCGGAAATGGTTCGCCGTAAGGACGTCTCGCCCGACGAGCTTTTGCGTGCGGCTATCGATCGAGCGCAGGCGCGCAACACGCTGCTGAATGCAATCGTCACGCCAATGTACGATGAGGCAACTTCGCAAATTAGGTCTGGTCTTGCCCAGGGGCCTTTCCGAGGAGTTCCTTTCCTCCTAAAGGATGGAACTGATTACGCTGGCGTTCCAACGCGACACGGCAGCCGCATCTTCGATAAATGCCCACCTCCACTTCAGCATGATGACGTTACCCAGAAATATTTGGATGCAGGATTAGTTATATTTGGAAAAACAAGCATGCCGGAATTGGGAAATTCCGGCACCACTGAAGCTGAAGCTTATGGGCCCTGCTCAAACCCTTGGGACACTACTCGCAGTCCAGGTGGTTCTAGCGGCGGATCAGCGTCCGCCGTCGCCGGACGCATTGCTCCAATGGCTAGCGGTGGTGACGGGGGGGCTCGATCCGCAACCCCGCGTCTGCTTGTGGTTTGGTGGGACTGA
- a CDS encoding ABC transporter permease, producing MRDIPQKLLTAAVFIFLFLPIVMVVVMSFNASRYSVFPAPSWTLHWYRNAIEDERILEALRTSTVIALVSSIIATAIGTCTSIALSRFRFRARNMTRAAFMTPLVFPEMILAVMLLVVSARLNLQGGFWIVVGGHVLIGLPFVITVVSARLVGFDQSLEEAAMDLGASEWLTFRRVTLPLALPGIVGGGLLAFTVSFDNFLITYLVAGSDVVTIPIKIYSMIRTEFSPKLHAFSTFILILSVCLLISYRMAIKRVPK from the coding sequence ATGAGAGACATCCCGCAAAAACTGCTGACCGCTGCTGTTTTTATCTTTTTGTTTCTGCCGATTGTCATGGTCGTTGTGATGTCTTTCAATGCGTCACGCTACTCCGTGTTTCCTGCACCCTCTTGGACCCTGCATTGGTATCGCAATGCTATAGAAGACGAGCGCATTCTTGAGGCACTACGCACCAGCACCGTCATTGCGTTAGTATCTTCAATCATTGCCACGGCAATTGGAACATGCACCTCCATCGCCCTATCCCGATTTCGGTTTCGAGCACGCAACATGACACGCGCTGCCTTTATGACACCATTGGTGTTTCCCGAGATGATCCTGGCGGTGATGCTCCTTGTAGTGTCCGCTCGTCTCAATCTTCAAGGCGGGTTCTGGATTGTTGTGGGCGGCCACGTTCTGATCGGGCTTCCCTTCGTCATCACGGTTGTCTCCGCGCGTCTCGTTGGTTTTGATCAGTCTCTTGAAGAAGCCGCGATGGATTTAGGTGCGAGTGAATGGCTAACGTTTCGCCGCGTGACATTGCCGTTGGCGCTGCCAGGAATTGTCGGAGGCGGACTTCTAGCCTTTACTGTTTCGTTCGACAACTTCCTCATCACTTACCTGGTCGCAGGATCTGATGTAGTGACGATTCCTATCAAAATTTACTCGATGATCCGCACAGAGTTCAGTCCGAAGCTGCACGCCTTTTCTACCTTCATCCTGATCCTGAGTGTGTGTTTGCTAATCAGCTATCGCATGGCGATCAAAAGGGTCCCAAAGTGA
- a CDS encoding ABC transporter permease — translation MAKTLSIFPAPEEALNQQRTRTRLFMLLSPGMLWLLLFFVLPLGVLVSLSFYAFIDTQITNILTTENYEKIFTEAVYGKIFLRSFMIAVLVTTVTLLIGYPVAHFIARKSHASRDVLLLALIIPFWTSVVIRTYAWKILLGNSGLINYLLRELGLADQPIQFLYSTPAVVIGLVHVFLPFMIMPLYASLEKLDASFEEAAMDLGASRTRTFLRVTLPLTLPGVAMGCLLVFVLSLGSFLTPDLLGGTNSLMISNVIQEQFLQSGNWPLGGAMSVILLLVSLIFIFVYNRLFDFDEEAGA, via the coding sequence ATGGCTAAAACCCTGTCGATCTTTCCCGCACCGGAGGAAGCACTAAACCAACAGCGGACGCGCACAAGGCTGTTCATGTTGCTAAGCCCAGGAATGCTATGGTTGCTGCTCTTTTTCGTACTGCCGTTAGGCGTTCTTGTTTCTCTGAGTTTCTACGCCTTTATCGACACACAGATCACGAACATCCTTACAACAGAAAACTACGAGAAAATCTTCACCGAGGCGGTCTACGGGAAGATCTTCTTGCGTAGCTTTATGATTGCAGTACTGGTCACAACTGTTACTTTGTTGATCGGATATCCGGTTGCGCACTTCATAGCGCGTAAGTCCCATGCTTCCCGCGATGTCCTTCTTTTGGCGTTGATAATTCCGTTTTGGACCAGCGTCGTCATTCGCACCTACGCTTGGAAAATCTTGCTTGGAAATTCAGGTCTCATAAATTACCTGTTGCGCGAGTTAGGCTTGGCGGATCAGCCGATCCAATTTCTGTATTCCACACCTGCGGTGGTCATCGGGCTCGTGCATGTCTTCCTCCCGTTCATGATCATGCCACTCTATGCCTCCCTCGAGAAACTGGACGCCAGCTTCGAGGAAGCGGCGATGGATTTGGGAGCAAGCCGGACACGTACCTTTCTGCGAGTCACGCTGCCTCTGACTTTGCCGGGGGTGGCGATGGGCTGCCTCCTTGTATTCGTTCTGTCGCTCGGTTCATTCCTGACACCCGATCTGCTCGGCGGCACTAATAGTCTGATGATCTCCAACGTTATTCAGGAACAGTTCCTGCAAAGCGGAAACTGGCCTCTTGGAGGTGCGATGTCTGTAATCCTGTTACTCGTCTCGCTGATCTTTATCTTCGTTTACAACCGTCTCTTTGATTTTGATGAGGAGGCCGGCGCATGA
- a CDS encoding ABC transporter ATP-binding protein, with product MEIDVEVVNVTKTFGEFVAVNDVSFAIPKGEFFSLLGPSGCGKTTIMRMISGFGQQTSGQIRIAGRDMSGIKPYQRPTNLVFQHLALFPHLSVARNIAFGLEMAGERRPAILTKVAEALDLVQLQGYADRRIDQLSGGQRQRVAIARALVKRPTVLLLDEPLGALDLKLREQMQIELKRIQREAGTTFIYVTHDQREAITMSDKIAVINKGRIEQIDTASAIYEHPSTSFVAGFIGDTNFLHGRLTSVSSGHGVVAIGSSEVQVPLNFIAVAGDAITLSVRPEHLHLGPASNGACNSFSARVDDVIYLGSLSHYRLALDGGIFLTAEVQNRSNAPISRGDATTVSWKPEAATAFPAVRG from the coding sequence TTGGAAATCGATGTCGAAGTGGTCAATGTGACCAAAACGTTCGGTGAATTCGTTGCAGTAAACGACGTGTCATTCGCCATTCCTAAAGGCGAATTCTTTTCTCTGCTGGGGCCAAGCGGCTGTGGCAAGACAACGATAATGCGCATGATTTCCGGGTTTGGACAGCAGACATCTGGTCAAATTCGCATCGCCGGTCGTGACATGAGCGGCATCAAGCCATATCAACGCCCAACCAACCTGGTGTTCCAGCATCTGGCCCTGTTTCCCCATTTGAGCGTAGCGCGCAACATCGCCTTCGGGCTCGAAATGGCGGGGGAACGGCGGCCTGCAATTCTAACAAAGGTTGCGGAGGCTCTGGATCTGGTGCAGCTTCAGGGATATGCGGATCGCAGGATCGACCAACTATCCGGGGGGCAGAGGCAGCGCGTCGCAATTGCGCGCGCTTTAGTGAAGCGGCCGACTGTCCTCCTTCTAGATGAACCGCTAGGGGCGCTAGACTTGAAGCTTCGCGAGCAGATGCAGATCGAATTGAAGCGTATTCAGCGAGAGGCGGGAACTACATTCATTTATGTCACACATGATCAGCGCGAAGCGATCACGATGTCAGACAAGATTGCGGTAATCAATAAAGGGCGGATAGAGCAAATCGATACCGCCTCCGCCATTTACGAACACCCTAGCACGTCGTTTGTAGCAGGCTTTATTGGTGACACAAATTTCTTGCACGGACGCTTAACAAGCGTGAGTTCGGGCCATGGAGTGGTCGCGATAGGAAGCTCAGAAGTTCAGGTGCCGCTCAATTTCATCGCAGTTGCGGGAGATGCAATTACCCTATCAGTCAGGCCCGAGCACCTTCATCTGGGCCCCGCATCCAATGGAGCGTGCAATTCATTCTCGGCTCGAGTGGATGATGTAATTTACCTCGGATCGCTTTCGCACTACCGGTTGGCACTGGACGGCGGCATCTTCCTTACCGCCGAAGTTCAAAATCGCTCGAATGCACCAATCAGTAGAGGCGATGCTACAACGGTAAGTTGGAAACCGGAAGCGGCGACCGCCTTTCCAGCGGTTAGAGGGTGA
- a CDS encoding extracellular solute-binding protein has product MSGIKIDLQSGWSRRTVIKAGIGGVSLLATPSLLRAEEIGGELYLETFGGEYSEALTAYVVKPFEERYGVKVRVGTFGGGAEQLAKVQAGNDRIDVTSLNGQYMYAAIKANSVLPLRLENIPNFANQSESFRKPTYEVGDGKNYSAGLVWGDTSIAYNTEMIKEEPTSWNDLLRPELKGRVSMYGEADTLVQTGAIMTGQDINDMKDLAAIEAKLMELRPQLLKFWNSGSEATQLFASGEIWIANFWRGRVNKLAEDGVPIKYVVPKEGSVGWVDCFAIPRTCKNQRAAEAFIYTALDAEVMKNFVTKGINYAPATTNVDLTPQEQEKLGATPAIFKTAAFPSSQYQAAHQAEWELIATRVKGS; this is encoded by the coding sequence ATGAGCGGAATCAAGATTGACCTTCAGTCCGGGTGGTCGCGGCGAACCGTGATCAAAGCAGGTATCGGCGGAGTATCGTTGCTCGCAACGCCGTCCCTTCTGCGAGCCGAAGAGATCGGCGGCGAGTTGTACCTGGAGACGTTCGGCGGCGAGTACAGCGAGGCACTCACCGCGTATGTTGTTAAACCATTCGAAGAACGTTATGGCGTTAAAGTGCGTGTGGGGACGTTCGGCGGGGGCGCCGAACAACTTGCAAAAGTACAAGCTGGAAACGATCGCATTGACGTGACCTCTCTCAATGGTCAGTATATGTACGCCGCAATTAAGGCGAATAGTGTACTGCCTTTGCGTCTTGAGAACATTCCCAACTTTGCCAACCAGTCCGAGAGTTTCCGAAAGCCTACCTATGAGGTCGGTGATGGAAAAAACTATAGCGCTGGCCTGGTGTGGGGGGACACCTCAATCGCCTACAACACGGAGATGATTAAGGAAGAGCCCACAAGCTGGAACGACCTTTTGCGTCCTGAATTGAAGGGACGCGTTTCCATGTATGGCGAGGCTGATACGTTAGTTCAAACCGGTGCGATAATGACCGGACAAGACATCAACGACATGAAAGACCTTGCTGCGATCGAAGCGAAATTGATGGAGCTGAGACCGCAGCTTCTAAAATTTTGGAACAGCGGGTCCGAAGCAACGCAATTGTTCGCCTCTGGCGAAATCTGGATTGCTAACTTCTGGCGAGGTCGCGTTAACAAGCTCGCAGAGGATGGAGTTCCAATAAAATATGTCGTGCCAAAAGAGGGATCTGTAGGATGGGTCGATTGCTTTGCAATCCCCCGCACTTGCAAAAACCAGCGAGCGGCCGAGGCCTTTATCTATACTGCACTTGACGCCGAAGTGATGAAAAACTTTGTCACGAAGGGCATCAACTACGCGCCGGCGACAACCAACGTCGACCTCACCCCGCAGGAACAGGAAAAACTGGGTGCCACACCCGCCATCTTCAAAACCGCAGCCTTTCCAAGTTCCCAGTATCAGGCTGCGCATCAAGCTGAGTGGGAACTCATCGCGACACGGGTAAAGGGCTCTTAA
- a CDS encoding amidohydrolase family protein produces MQRNAADRLEHLPLFRSKQHPLFSKIFEAIYDLPVDDTHCHIITDRDAFTSPQRFVERISLAGYPIPNYFPYGVYDRWLKGDDATKHDLNKQFDIQNKVDGITHDIAQSVFMKFLVKELAQFLECEPRMEAVIEARNERGKNYWGYVNSLFRDVNLENIMLDTGYAEGCGAAEITSFEEAILPCRTNRLARIEMIQKELFPLDITFDEYEQRFSARMREMLDGDGKGNYGKKSYGMKSYLLPYIGLIRPLHDRSVAQASWKELRASFHKIPQMDRESGYNVTKDLCRYNFTIALEECLKRDIPMQIHTGDGEAPDVILRNQDPFYLEEVCRFDRDNMMRMPKIIPLHAGFPSVGKAAWLSHLYPNCYFELSIMTPFVHQNLFQRYMQVMEVVPLSKIMYASDAYHIPELYWLAGRWGKRYLAQALTEHVIGGSLGFEEAVEAAEMILFKNNRSLYRLD; encoded by the coding sequence ATGCAACGCAACGCAGCAGACAGGTTAGAACATCTGCCGCTGTTTCGGTCGAAGCAGCACCCCCTATTTTCGAAGATATTCGAAGCGATTTACGATCTGCCGGTTGACGACACTCATTGCCACATCATAACCGACCGAGACGCATTCACGTCGCCGCAACGTTTCGTAGAACGCATATCGCTGGCGGGCTATCCCATACCCAACTATTTCCCGTATGGTGTTTACGACCGCTGGCTCAAGGGAGACGATGCCACTAAGCACGACTTGAATAAGCAATTTGACATTCAGAATAAGGTCGACGGCATCACCCACGACATTGCTCAAAGTGTTTTCATGAAATTTTTGGTAAAGGAGCTCGCGCAATTTCTAGAATGTGAACCTCGAATGGAGGCGGTGATTGAAGCAAGAAATGAGCGCGGGAAAAACTACTGGGGCTACGTGAACAGCCTCTTTAGGGACGTGAATCTCGAAAACATCATGCTGGACACTGGTTACGCCGAAGGGTGCGGCGCGGCGGAAATCACTAGCTTCGAGGAAGCTATATTGCCGTGCCGGACAAACCGGCTCGCTAGAATCGAGATGATTCAGAAAGAGCTATTCCCTCTCGATATTACGTTCGATGAGTACGAGCAGCGCTTTTCCGCCAGGATGCGCGAGATGCTCGATGGTGACGGCAAGGGCAACTACGGCAAGAAATCCTATGGAATGAAGTCCTACCTTCTGCCTTACATTGGTTTGATCCGTCCGCTTCACGATCGCTCGGTTGCGCAGGCCTCCTGGAAGGAGCTTAGAGCATCTTTCCACAAGATTCCGCAGATGGACCGGGAGTCTGGTTACAATGTCACCAAAGATCTGTGCCGTTACAATTTTACGATTGCGCTTGAGGAATGCCTTAAGCGAGATATCCCCATGCAAATTCATACCGGGGATGGCGAAGCACCTGACGTGATACTGCGCAACCAAGATCCCTTCTATCTCGAGGAAGTCTGCCGGTTCGATCGCGATAATATGATGCGGATGCCAAAGATCATCCCTCTACATGCGGGTTTCCCATCGGTCGGAAAGGCGGCATGGCTCAGCCACCTATATCCAAACTGCTATTTCGAGCTGTCGATCATGACACCGTTCGTGCACCAAAACTTGTTCCAGCGGTACATGCAGGTGATGGAAGTTGTCCCTCTGTCTAAAATAATGTACGCGAGCGACGCCTATCATATCCCCGAACTCTATTGGTTGGCCGGGAGATGGGGCAAGCGCTATCTCGCTCAGGCGCTCACTGAGCATGTGATTGGAGGCAGCCTTGGCTTCGAAGAAGCTGTTGAGGCGGCTGAAATGATCCTCTTCAAGAACAATAGGTCGCTATACAGGCTTGACTGA